The following coding sequences are from one Achromobacter sp. B7 window:
- a CDS encoding CoA transferase subunit A: MASGFNQKNKQCTVAELAALVPNGASIALGGSFLHRGPFAFVRELIRQGKRDLELVKQSPGYDVDILCRAGVLRRVRAGIVAMEGNFGLAPWYRRAVEQRQIELEEHACASLTAGLRAAAFGVPFQPCGGLHGSGLPELNGWACLDDPYGSDQKTYVVPAIRPDFAVIQASEVDALGNVRVHGTAHWDRIMSRAAGSVLVVAEKRVDSAVFEAQPESTLVPYFMVQAYAVAPGSAWPGSCWPDYAIDYPAVEAYMDKNSDLQAHLAAAPEAQGGNHG, from the coding sequence ATGGCTTCGGGATTCAACCAAAAGAACAAGCAGTGCACGGTGGCCGAGCTGGCCGCGCTGGTGCCCAATGGCGCGTCGATTGCGCTGGGCGGCAGCTTTCTGCATCGTGGCCCGTTCGCGTTCGTGCGCGAGCTGATCCGGCAAGGCAAGCGCGACCTGGAACTGGTCAAGCAATCGCCCGGGTATGACGTGGACATTCTGTGCCGCGCCGGCGTGCTGCGCCGCGTGCGCGCGGGCATCGTCGCCATGGAAGGCAATTTCGGCCTGGCGCCCTGGTATCGACGCGCGGTGGAACAGCGCCAGATCGAACTGGAGGAACACGCTTGCGCCAGCCTCACGGCGGGCTTGCGGGCGGCGGCGTTCGGCGTGCCGTTTCAACCCTGCGGCGGCCTGCATGGCAGCGGCCTGCCGGAATTGAACGGCTGGGCCTGCCTGGACGACCCTTACGGCAGCGATCAGAAAACGTATGTGGTGCCGGCGATTCGCCCCGACTTCGCGGTGATCCAGGCGTCCGAGGTGGACGCGCTGGGCAATGTGCGCGTGCACGGCACCGCGCATTGGGACCGCATCATGTCGCGCGCGGCGGGCAGCGTGCTGGTGGTGGCGGAAAAGCGTGTCGACAGCGCCGTGTTCGAAGCGCAACCCGAATCCACGCTGGTGCCGTACTTCATGGTGCAGGCCTACGCCGTGGCGCCGGGCAGTGCGTGGCCCGGGTCGTGCTGGCCCGACTACGCCATCGACTATCCGGCGGTGGAAGCCTACATGGACAAGAACAGCGATCTACAAGCGCATCTGGC
- a CDS encoding enoyl-CoA hydratase/isomerase family protein — protein MSGVLRIDKQGARHVLTLTRAEKMNALSAELVDALIAALDEAEAQGAKLIVIKGEGKNFSAGFDFGDWQTQSEGDLLLRFVRIETLLQRLAASPCLTVALAHGRNFGAGVDLFGACKWRISAPDATFRMPGLKFGLVLGTRRFAALVGAERARTVLEQAATFNAEEALRDGFATRLAVAQEWADVEQQAAETAVALTDASRIQLYAALSQETPDADLARLVRSAAAPGLKDRVAAYLQAR, from the coding sequence ATGAGCGGCGTGTTGCGTATCGACAAGCAGGGCGCGCGCCATGTGCTGACGCTGACGCGCGCTGAAAAAATGAATGCGCTGTCCGCCGAGCTGGTGGACGCGCTGATCGCCGCGCTGGACGAGGCCGAGGCGCAGGGCGCCAAGCTGATCGTGATCAAGGGCGAAGGCAAGAACTTCAGCGCCGGCTTTGACTTTGGCGACTGGCAGACGCAAAGCGAAGGCGACCTGCTGCTGCGCTTCGTGCGCATCGAGACCTTGCTGCAACGCCTGGCCGCGTCACCGTGCCTGACGGTGGCGCTGGCGCACGGCCGCAACTTTGGCGCGGGCGTGGATCTGTTCGGCGCATGCAAGTGGCGCATCAGCGCGCCCGACGCCACCTTCCGTATGCCGGGCCTGAAGTTCGGACTGGTGCTGGGCACGCGCCGCTTTGCCGCGCTGGTGGGCGCCGAACGCGCCCGCACCGTGTTGGAACAGGCGGCCACGTTCAACGCCGAAGAAGCGCTGCGCGATGGCTTTGCGACGCGCCTGGCTGTGGCCCAGGAGTGGGCCGACGTTGAACAGCAGGCGGCGGAAACGGCGGTCGCGCTGACCGACGCCAGCCGCATTCAGCTGTATGCCGCGCTGTCCCAGGAAACGCCCGACGCCGACCTGGCGCGCCTGGTGCGTTCTGCGGCGGCGCCCGGCTTGAAGGACCGCGTGGCGGCTTACCTGCAAGCGCGCTAA
- a CDS encoding CaiB/BaiF CoA-transferase family protein — MTPSSALAGITVLEICNVAAGPFCGMLLADMGADVIKVENPEGGDTLRSWPPISNGYSENFASLNRNKKSVTLNLKDPADLALARELAQTVDVLIENNRPGVMDRLGLGYAQLREANPKLVYCSISAYGQSGPRSQEGGFDLTIQAMSGIMSVTGEAGGEPVKCGVPVADFSAGLYGAFAIASALRAAQASGQGTHIDVPMLGATLGIAALQTSEFFGSGKDPVKLGSAHPRNAPYQAFRCKAGYFGMAAGNQALWKSVCATVGRDDLLADPRFTDTSARARHQTDLREILEAIFATEDAQTWLTRFRAAGVPCAPINTYSEVLADPQVEHMGWVQPVELPNGVQTRTFGLPVRFDGQTTALRLRPPALGEHNDEVLGALRAAGKGVPA; from the coding sequence ATGACACCCAGTTCGGCACTGGCCGGCATCACCGTGCTTGAAATTTGCAACGTCGCGGCGGGACCCTTCTGCGGCATGTTGTTGGCGGATATGGGCGCCGACGTCATCAAGGTTGAAAACCCGGAGGGCGGCGACACGCTGCGCAGCTGGCCGCCCATTTCCAACGGCTATAGCGAGAACTTCGCGTCGCTGAACCGCAATAAAAAGTCGGTGACGCTGAACCTGAAAGACCCCGCCGACCTGGCACTGGCGCGCGAACTGGCGCAGACCGTTGACGTGCTGATCGAAAACAACCGGCCCGGCGTGATGGACCGTCTGGGGCTGGGCTATGCGCAGTTGCGCGAGGCCAATCCCAAGCTGGTGTATTGCTCGATCTCGGCCTACGGCCAATCGGGGCCGCGCTCGCAAGAAGGGGGGTTCGACCTGACCATCCAGGCCATGAGCGGCATCATGAGTGTGACGGGCGAAGCCGGCGGCGAACCCGTGAAATGCGGCGTGCCGGTGGCCGACTTTTCGGCCGGGCTGTACGGCGCGTTTGCGATTGCGTCGGCGTTGCGCGCGGCGCAGGCCAGCGGGCAGGGCACGCACATCGATGTGCCGATGCTGGGCGCCACGTTGGGCATCGCCGCGTTGCAGACGTCGGAATTTTTCGGCAGCGGTAAAGACCCCGTGAAGCTGGGCTCGGCCCATCCGCGCAACGCGCCGTATCAGGCGTTTCGTTGCAAGGCCGGTTATTTCGGCATGGCGGCCGGCAACCAGGCCTTGTGGAAAAGCGTATGCGCCACCGTGGGCCGCGACGACCTGCTGGCTGACCCGCGCTTTACCGACACCAGCGCGCGCGCCCGCCACCAGACGGACCTGCGCGAAATCCTGGAAGCCATCTTCGCCACCGAAGACGCACAGACCTGGTTGACGCGTTTTCGCGCGGCGGGCGTGCCGTGCGCGCCCATCAACACCTATTCCGAAGTGCTGGCCGACCCGCAGGTGGAACACATGGGCTGGGTGCAGCCCGTGGAATTGCCCAACGGCGTGCAGACGCGAACCTTCGGCCTGCCCGTGCGCTTTGATGGTCAGACCACGGCGCTGCGCCTGCGTCCGCCCGCGCTGGGCGAGCACAACGACGAAGTGCTGGGCGCGTTGCGTGCGGCCGGGAAAGGGGTGCCGGCATGA